Proteins encoded in a region of the Flavobacterium sp. PMTSA4 genome:
- a CDS encoding ArsR/SmtB family transcription factor yields the protein MGITKTDFYTDQQNELAILIKALGHPARIAIIEYILKVNTCICGDIVNELPLAQPTVSQHLKELKNAGLIKGNIEGNAICYCIDENGFEKVKGFFENIHQTIKKNKTSCC from the coding sequence ATGGGAATTACCAAAACAGATTTCTACACCGACCAACAAAACGAGCTCGCTATCTTGATAAAAGCACTTGGTCATCCTGCCCGAATTGCCATTATTGAATACATCCTTAAAGTGAATACTTGTATTTGTGGTGATATTGTAAACGAGTTACCACTGGCGCAGCCTACTGTTTCTCAGCACCTGAAAGAACTCAAAAACGCTGGATTAATAAAAGGAAACATCGAAGGCAATGCCATTTGCTACTGCATAGACGAAAACGGATTTGAGAAAGTAAAAGGTTTTTTTGAAAACATCCATCAAACCATCAAGAAAAATAAAACCAGTTGTTGTTAA
- a CDS encoding NAD(P)-dependent alcohol dehydrogenase, producing MNTTTVKAYGTPSADQDLNQMNIERREPTTKDIEIEIMYCGVCHSDLHTARNDWGFTTYPAVPGHEIVGKVTRVGSEVTKLKVGDYAAVGCLVGSCGTCSNCQKDLEQYCQNGWVGTYNSEDKYLGGMTYGGYSQKVVVEEHFVLKVPANLDLAATAPLLCAGITTWSPLRHWNVGKGTKVAVVGLGGLGHMAIKLAKGLGAEVTLFSRTPNKTQDAKDLGADSVIISTDEDQMNSVAGKFDVIIDTVPYVHDVNPYIATLSTSGTLVLVGYLGGLEPVLNTVPMIMGRKSVAASLIGGIAETQEMLDFCGKHNIVSDIEIIKMQDINNAYERMLKSDVKYRFVIDMSSLQ from the coding sequence ATGAACACAACAACTGTAAAAGCCTATGGAACGCCATCTGCAGACCAAGACTTAAACCAAATGAACATTGAAAGAAGAGAACCAACCACTAAAGACATCGAAATCGAAATCATGTACTGCGGTGTGTGTCACTCTGATTTGCATACTGCCCGAAACGATTGGGGTTTCACTACTTATCCTGCCGTGCCAGGACATGAAATCGTGGGTAAAGTTACCCGAGTTGGTAGCGAAGTAACCAAATTAAAAGTTGGCGATTATGCTGCCGTGGGATGCTTAGTTGGCTCTTGTGGTACTTGCTCTAATTGCCAAAAAGACTTGGAACAATACTGCCAGAACGGATGGGTTGGAACCTACAATAGTGAAGACAAATATTTAGGCGGAATGACCTATGGTGGTTATTCTCAAAAAGTAGTAGTAGAAGAACATTTTGTTTTGAAAGTACCTGCTAATCTTGATTTAGCTGCTACCGCACCGTTGCTTTGTGCTGGTATTACCACTTGGTCACCATTACGTCATTGGAATGTAGGCAAAGGAACTAAAGTTGCCGTAGTTGGACTTGGAGGATTAGGTCATATGGCTATCAAACTGGCAAAAGGATTGGGTGCTGAAGTAACTTTGTTTTCGCGTACTCCTAATAAAACGCAAGATGCCAAAGACCTTGGTGCTGATTCCGTAATCATATCTACAGACGAAGACCAAATGAATTCCGTAGCCGGAAAGTTTGATGTTATTATCGATACTGTTCCTTATGTGCACGATGTAAATCCTTATATTGCTACGCTAAGCACTAGCGGAACATTAGTGTTGGTAGGTTATCTTGGCGGATTAGAACCTGTGCTTAATACGGTTCCAATGATTATGGGACGTAAATCGGTAGCGGCATCCTTGATTGGTGGTATTGCTGAAACTCAAGAAATGCTAGATTTCTGTGGTAAACACAACATAGTTTCCGATATTGAAATCATTAAAATGCAAGACATCAACAATGCCTACGAACGCATGCTTAAAAGCGATGTAAAATACCGCTTCGTGATTGATATGTCTTCTTTGCAATAA
- a CDS encoding DUF4242 domain-containing protein has product MPKYLIEREIPNAASLTSEQLHGISQTSCGVLRNLGSEIQWLHSYVAGDKIYCVYIAPNKDLVYEHAKQGGFPANLVTEIATIIDPTTAE; this is encoded by the coding sequence ATGCCAAAGTATCTTATTGAAAGAGAAATTCCCAACGCTGCAAGCTTAACCTCAGAACAATTACATGGTATATCACAAACATCCTGTGGAGTATTACGAAATTTAGGTTCCGAAATACAATGGTTACACAGTTATGTTGCTGGAGATAAAATCTATTGTGTTTACATTGCACCTAACAAAGATTTGGTGTATGAACATGCTAAGCAAGGTGGTTTTCCTGCCAATTTAGTTACTGAAATTGCAACTATTATTGACCCAACCACAGCAGAATAA
- a CDS encoding VIT1/CCC1 transporter family protein, which produces MSSEETNKHLDDYLDNHYIHRSNWLRAAVLGANDGILSTASIAIGVSAASSTREPIILATLAGLVAGALSMAAGEYVSVSSQTDVEKADIQREKEELLEMPELELKRLAQIYEQRGLKKETAMQVAIEMTEHDALGAHVRDELGINEISQANPIQAALASGAAFTVGGVLPLIAALFLPLKNMEYYLYATAILFLVLLGSMAAKTGGSNVVKAVLRITFWGTIAMGLTALVGYLFGVSV; this is translated from the coding sequence ATGAGTTCTGAAGAAACCAATAAACATCTTGACGACTACTTAGACAATCACTACATACATCGTAGCAATTGGTTACGTGCAGCTGTATTGGGTGCCAATGATGGCATCCTTTCTACTGCCAGTATTGCTATTGGTGTATCGGCTGCAAGCTCTACTAGAGAACCTATTATCTTGGCTACATTAGCTGGGTTGGTTGCAGGTGCATTGTCTATGGCAGCGGGAGAATATGTTTCGGTAAGTTCTCAAACTGATGTTGAAAAAGCAGATATTCAAAGAGAAAAAGAAGAACTTCTTGAAATGCCTGAGTTAGAATTAAAACGATTGGCACAAATATATGAGCAAAGAGGTTTAAAAAAAGAAACCGCTATGCAGGTTGCTATCGAAATGACAGAACACGATGCACTTGGAGCACACGTTAGAGATGAACTGGGAATTAATGAAATCAGTCAGGCCAATCCTATTCAGGCTGCACTGGCATCTGGAGCTGCATTTACCGTAGGTGGTGTTTTACCTTTGATAGCCGCTTTATTTCTGCCATTGAAAAACATGGAGTATTACCTTTATGCTACTGCTATTTTATTCTTGGTGCTTTTGGGTTCTATGGCTGCAAAAACAGGTGGTTCAAATGTTGTCAAAGCAGTACTTCGCATCACTTTTTGGGGAACTATCGCTATGGGGTTAACTGCTTTAGTAGGATATCTTTTTGGAGTAAGTGTTTAA
- a CDS encoding VOC family protein gives MATVNTYLTFNGNCEAAFNFYKSVFGGEFDFIGKFKDMPADPNFEISDEDKEKVMHVSLPISKETYLYGSDAGGEWAPTFKQGNNFSISINAQNKDEADTLFNKLSANGTVTMPMEDTFWGAYFGMFTDQFGINWMVNYDDPSKAMH, from the coding sequence ATGGCAACAGTAAACACCTATCTTACATTTAATGGAAACTGCGAGGCAGCTTTTAATTTTTATAAATCAGTATTCGGCGGAGAGTTTGATTTTATAGGCAAATTCAAAGACATGCCTGCCGATCCTAACTTTGAAATCAGCGATGAAGACAAAGAAAAAGTAATGCATGTTTCGCTTCCAATCAGTAAGGAAACCTATTTGTATGGTAGCGATGCTGGTGGCGAATGGGCACCAACTTTTAAACAAGGTAACAACTTTTCAATTTCTATTAATGCACAAAACAAGGATGAAGCCGATACGCTTTTTAACAAACTTTCGGCCAATGGTACTGTAACTATGCCTATGGAAGATACTTTTTGGGGTGCTTATTTTGGGATGTTCACTGACCAATTTGGCATCAACTGGATGGTGAATTATGACGACCCAAGTAAAGCAATGCATTAA
- a CDS encoding chloride channel protein: protein MPTKKASLAKIITRNILRRIENSIYLFKERFTERQFIYLACVLIAVSCALAVIVLKYFAHKVFLFATYVNTYLKLPYINSILPIVGILLTVFVVKHFLGGHIEKGSSKILYAIAKKGGFINSKQMYSQIVTSSLTVGLGGSAGLESPIVITGAAFGSNFAQKYHLSQKERVLLLACGVAAGIGAAFNAPIAGVLFAIEVVLVDVTISAFIPIMISAATGALVATVVLKEDVLLSFRQEQLFDYHNIFYYVLLGLLAGFVSVLYARNFRAIEGYFHRKKMKLYNKALLGASLLALLIFFFPTLFGEGYESIKTLSSANPSVLLENTLLDEYRSKEWVLLCFIGVTLLLKSVATGLTLGSGGNGGNFAPSLFVGSYLGFFVAKFFDLTGINTHLPVANFTVVGMAGILSGLFHAPLTAIFLIGEITGGYDLMVPLMIVSSISFAVSKRFETHSMDVKNLADKGDVYTGDKDRNILLNIAIEDLVTTDCKTLTLDNSLEKVVEIFSSSNQKIIPILDEKKILLGVIEYENVKTYIYNPYRVKFTMIKELLTAPKAKIAIEDGMIKILRAFDKTKTQELPILKNGVYYGCITKLSILESYRIKLKQMVIE from the coding sequence ATGCCGACTAAAAAAGCATCGTTAGCCAAAATCATTACCCGAAACATTCTAAGAAGAATAGAGAATTCCATCTATCTCTTCAAGGAGCGTTTTACTGAGCGACAGTTTATTTATCTGGCTTGTGTGTTGATTGCGGTTTCGTGTGCTTTGGCGGTGATTGTGTTAAAATACTTTGCACACAAAGTATTCCTTTTTGCTACTTACGTAAACACCTATCTGAAACTTCCTTACATCAACAGTATTTTACCTATAGTAGGGATTCTACTTACTGTATTTGTGGTGAAGCATTTCCTTGGTGGACATATTGAAAAAGGAAGTTCCAAAATACTTTATGCGATTGCCAAAAAAGGCGGTTTCATCAACAGCAAACAAATGTATTCGCAAATTGTTACCAGTTCCTTAACTGTTGGTCTTGGAGGTTCGGCAGGATTGGAAAGCCCAATTGTGATTACTGGTGCAGCCTTCGGTTCTAACTTTGCCCAGAAATACCATTTGAGTCAAAAAGAGCGCGTATTGCTATTGGCATGTGGTGTTGCGGCAGGTATTGGTGCGGCGTTCAATGCTCCTATTGCTGGTGTGTTGTTTGCTATTGAAGTGGTGCTGGTTGATGTAACCATTTCGGCATTTATTCCGATTATGATTTCAGCGGCAACGGGAGCTTTGGTGGCAACCGTAGTTTTGAAAGAAGATGTATTGTTGTCGTTCCGACAAGAACAGCTTTTTGACTATCATAATATTTTCTATTACGTTTTATTGGGACTACTGGCGGGATTTGTTTCTGTTTTGTATGCCCGAAACTTCAGAGCTATTGAGGGTTATTTCCATCGAAAGAAGATGAAACTCTATAACAAAGCATTATTAGGTGCTTCGCTCCTAGCCTTATTGATTTTCTTTTTCCCAACGCTTTTTGGGGAAGGTTACGAAAGCATCAAAACATTGTCTTCTGCTAATCCAAGTGTGCTGTTAGAAAACACTTTGCTTGATGAGTACCGTAGCAAAGAATGGGTTTTGTTATGCTTTATTGGTGTCACTTTATTGCTTAAATCGGTAGCCACAGGATTAACATTGGGTAGTGGCGGAAATGGAGGAAACTTTGCGCCTTCATTGTTTGTTGGAAGTTATCTTGGGTTCTTTGTAGCTAAGTTTTTTGATTTGACAGGTATAAATACTCATTTACCCGTAGCCAATTTTACAGTAGTAGGAATGGCAGGAATATTGAGTGGTTTGTTTCATGCTCCTTTGACGGCAATCTTCCTTATTGGTGAAATTACCGGAGGTTATGACCTAATGGTACCGTTGATGATTGTTTCTTCAATTAGCTTTGCCGTATCCAAACGCTTTGAAACGCACTCTATGGATGTAAAAAATCTGGCGGATAAAGGAGATGTTTACACTGGCGATAAAGACCGAAACATCCTGTTGAATATAGCCATTGAAGATTTAGTAACCACCGATTGCAAAACTTTAACACTGGATAATTCATTGGAAAAAGTGGTTGAGATTTTCTCATCTTCCAACCAAAAGATTATCCCTATACTGGATGAAAAGAAGATTCTTCTTGGAGTTATAGAATATGAAAATGTAAAAACATACATTTACAATCCGTATCGTGTGAAGTTTACGATGATAAAGGAATTACTGACTGCTCCAAAAGCTAAAATAGCTATTGAAGACGGTATGATAAAAATCCTGAGAGCTTTTGACAAAACCAAAACACAAGAATTACCAATCCTTAAGAATGGTGTTTACTATGGTTGTATTACCAAACTGAGCATACTCGAAAGTTATCGCATCAAATTGAAACAAATGGTGATAGAGTAG
- the ggt gene encoding gamma-glutamyltransferase, whose protein sequence is MRLHWLVFLLFPTLLLSQNGLIADKAMVVSAREEASQIGVAILKKGGNAFDAMIATQLALAVAYPYAGNISGGGFLVFRKANGETGTLDFREKAPLKATKNMYLDKNGNVIPNLSTDSALSVGVPGSVAAIFEVHRKYGSLPLKDLFQPAIDLAKRGIVVTEKEKAKLDEYKADIVKISGKKTLYNKTFNVGDTIKYLALANTLEQIVKQGEKEFYSGKTAKKLVEFIQSKGGIISKKDLKQYKTVWRKPITFQYKDLNVFSMAPPSSGGITLGQIMKMIEPYPLNNYGHNTTQYIQLITEAERRAYADRNYFLGDPDFVKIPQQKLLNDDYLKQRMASFSFDKPTPSSEISHGDTQIVESDETTHFSIVDSFGNAVAVTTTLNGAYGSKIYCDELGFFLNNQMDDFVSKPGIPNYYGLLGEEANSIAPQKRMLSSMTPTIVERNGKLLMLLGSPGGSTIITSVLQTILNVYEFKMGMQEAVNQHRFHHQYLPDEIMLEPNKFSKEVINQLTDKGYHTNEKFAPVIGKIDAILVLPNGKLEAGADGRGDDKAVGF, encoded by the coding sequence ATGAGGTTACACTGGTTAGTTTTTCTACTCTTTCCTACTCTTTTATTGTCTCAAAATGGATTAATTGCCGATAAAGCAATGGTGGTTTCGGCACGTGAAGAAGCTTCACAAATTGGTGTTGCTATTCTCAAAAAAGGCGGTAATGCTTTTGATGCTATGATTGCCACACAACTGGCATTGGCGGTTGCTTATCCCTATGCTGGTAATATTTCGGGTGGTGGTTTTTTAGTGTTCAGAAAAGCCAATGGTGAAACGGGTACACTTGACTTCAGAGAGAAAGCGCCACTCAAAGCCACCAAAAACATGTATTTGGATAAAAATGGAAATGTAATTCCCAATCTTAGTACCGATAGTGCTTTATCGGTTGGCGTTCCAGGTAGTGTAGCGGCTATTTTTGAAGTGCATAGAAAATATGGAAGCCTTCCGCTAAAAGACCTTTTTCAACCTGCTATTGACTTAGCTAAACGCGGCATCGTAGTAACCGAAAAAGAGAAAGCCAAGTTAGATGAATACAAAGCCGACATTGTAAAAATAAGTGGTAAAAAGACGTTGTATAATAAGACTTTTAACGTTGGTGATACTATTAAATACCTGGCTTTAGCCAACACCTTAGAGCAAATAGTAAAACAAGGCGAAAAGGAATTTTACTCTGGTAAAACTGCGAAGAAATTAGTAGAATTCATTCAGAGCAAAGGCGGCATCATTTCGAAGAAAGATTTAAAGCAATACAAAACCGTTTGGCGGAAGCCAATTACCTTTCAATACAAAGATTTAAACGTTTTTTCGATGGCGCCACCAAGTAGCGGTGGTATTACTTTGGGACAAATTATGAAAATGATTGAACCCTATCCGTTGAACAATTATGGACATAACACTACACAATACATTCAATTAATCACTGAAGCCGAACGCCGAGCGTATGCAGATAGAAACTACTTTTTGGGCGATCCTGATTTTGTTAAAATACCTCAACAAAAGCTACTGAATGATGATTATTTGAAACAACGTATGGCTTCATTTTCCTTTGACAAACCAACACCTTCAAGCGAAATTAGTCATGGTGATACTCAAATTGTTGAAAGCGATGAAACCACTCATTTTTCAATAGTGGACAGCTTTGGAAATGCGGTTGCGGTTACTACTACCTTGAATGGTGCTTATGGCTCAAAGATATACTGCGACGAACTGGGTTTCTTTTTAAACAATCAGATGGATGACTTTGTTTCTAAGCCTGGTATTCCAAATTATTATGGATTATTGGGTGAAGAAGCCAACAGCATAGCACCACAAAAAAGAATGCTGAGCTCAATGACGCCAACCATCGTAGAACGCAATGGAAAACTACTCATGCTATTGGGTTCGCCTGGTGGTTCAACGATTATAACTTCGGTATTGCAAACGATTTTGAATGTGTATGAATTTAAAATGGGAATGCAAGAAGCAGTGAATCAACATCGTTTTCATCATCAATACTTACCTGATGAAATTATGCTAGAACCCAATAAATTTTCGAAAGAGGTTATCAACCAACTGACCGATAAAGGTTATCATACCAACGAGAAGTTTGCTCCTGTGATTGGAAAAATAGATGCCATATTAGTATTACCCAACGGAAAACTTGAAGCAGGTGCTGATGGTCGTGGCGATGACAAAGCTGTTGGTTTTTAA
- a CDS encoding acyl carrier protein phosphodiesterase has product MNFLAHIFLSGENDQLKIGNFMADSIRGKSYKKYPKEIRKGILLHRFIDSFTDTHPIYRQSKHRLHEKYGHYSGVIMDIFYDHYLAKNWSRYSNEKLEDYAERFYQLIQSKRHLLTERIHGMMPYMIGRNWLVSYATLEGLEMIMFQMDHRTKNRVAMHESIVELKQFDAQFEQEFFIFFDELQMACREKIRML; this is encoded by the coding sequence ATGAATTTCCTAGCCCATATATTTCTTTCTGGTGAAAACGACCAACTCAAGATTGGTAACTTCATGGCGGATAGCATCCGTGGAAAGAGTTATAAAAAATATCCCAAGGAAATCAGAAAAGGAATCCTGCTGCATCGTTTTATAGACAGTTTTACCGATACTCATCCTATATATCGTCAAAGCAAACACCGACTGCATGAAAAATATGGTCATTACTCGGGTGTGATTATGGATATTTTTTATGACCATTATTTGGCGAAAAACTGGAGTCGTTATTCCAACGAAAAACTTGAAGATTATGCCGAGCGTTTTTATCAACTGATTCAAAGCAAACGTCATTTGCTTACGGAGCGTATCCATGGTATGATGCCTTATATGATTGGGCGGAACTGGTTGGTGAGTTATGCTACCTTGGAAGGATTGGAAATGATTATGTTTCAAATGGACCACAGAACTAAGAATCGTGTTGCCATGCACGAATCGATAGTTGAATTGAAACAGTTTGATGCACAATTTGAACAGGAGTTTTTTATCTTTTTTGATGAATTGCAAATGGCGTGTAGAGAAAAAATAAGGATGTTGTGA
- a CDS encoding ligand-binding sensor domain-containing protein — protein sequence MKLKIFLLLSISMLLPSCNGQTTQQRDKTINNVKEDVVEELGSSIMVVYQDKKNTYWFGSWETGVYRYDRKTLINFTTKHGLPNNRIDEIKEDASGNLYFSSCHPNSTVVKFDGNTFTTLLAIPTNNWRLNSTDMWFRHAYPAEKVYRYDGTTLHELQLPKPKNLSNPFEIYSIYKDQKGNIWFGTNPSGVCRYDGKSFEWITEEDVTEFRNEGANGVRSITEDKNGDFWFNTEYRYSVYNNTTSKSNKFYARYESIGGLDGKKDSNLDEYLSTVRDNNDNLWFVTYRDGVWKYDGTKITHYAVQDNSKDITLFSIYKDNNGDLWLGTHENGAFKFNGTSFVRFKK from the coding sequence ATGAAATTAAAAATATTTTTATTGCTAAGCATTTCAATGCTGTTGCCGTCGTGCAATGGGCAAACCACTCAACAACGAGATAAAACAATCAATAATGTAAAAGAAGATGTTGTTGAAGAACTTGGAAGCAGTATAATGGTCGTTTATCAAGACAAAAAGAATACTTATTGGTTCGGAAGTTGGGAAACGGGAGTTTACCGATATGATAGAAAGACATTGATAAATTTTACTACCAAGCATGGTTTGCCAAACAATAGAATAGACGAAATAAAAGAAGATGCATCAGGCAACCTATACTTCAGCAGTTGCCACCCAAATTCGACTGTAGTTAAGTTTGACGGAAATACGTTTACTACATTATTAGCAATACCTACCAATAACTGGAGACTTAATTCCACAGATATGTGGTTTAGACATGCTTATCCTGCCGAGAAAGTATATCGGTATGATGGTACTACTTTGCACGAATTGCAGTTGCCTAAACCCAAAAACCTTTCCAATCCTTTTGAAATCTACAGCATCTATAAAGACCAAAAAGGAAACATTTGGTTTGGCACAAATCCATCAGGTGTATGTCGTTATGATGGAAAATCTTTTGAATGGATTACAGAAGAAGATGTGACCGAATTTCGAAACGAAGGTGCCAACGGAGTGCGTTCAATTACGGAAGACAAAAATGGTGACTTTTGGTTCAATACCGAATATCGTTATAGTGTTTACAACAATACGACATCAAAAAGTAATAAATTTTATGCCAGATACGAAAGCATTGGTGGTTTAGATGGTAAAAAGGACAGCAATTTAGACGAATATCTATCAACCGTAAGAGACAACAATGATAATTTGTGGTTTGTAACCTACCGTGACGGCGTTTGGAAATATGATGGAACGAAAATTACCCATTATGCAGTTCAAGATAATTCAAAAGACATTACGCTATTCAGCATCTATAAAGACAACAATGGCGACCTTTGGTTGGGAACTCACGAAAACGGTGCTTTTAAATTCAATGGAACATCTTTTGTGAGATTTAAAAAATGA
- a CDS encoding winged helix-turn-helix domain-containing protein: MFTGRNIFSGKRKYLLGLLLLSFICIICAAFSRNDGDDFDFARREILLRRIGHELLLQSGDSISRVLPVEKISNDEYLIRFENEFTFQPDSLLNTTRRFLDKAPFANNYIVNVLNCNNATVTYGYAISKNKEDNIVACLGRNQPKACYTISIKFKPANHSIVNNGYLLGSLSFLALAGFVLLLSFKPPKAKPYSQHENRFTLGAAVFDAENKKLIAQDTTIDLTGTETRLLHIFAISPNEIIPKKRIQKEIWEDEGVIVGRSLDMFISKLRKKLEFDPNLKIVAIRSKGYKLEIS, from the coding sequence ATGTTTACTGGTAGAAACATCTTTTCTGGAAAACGAAAATACCTGTTGGGTTTACTATTGCTTTCTTTTATCTGTATAATCTGTGCAGCTTTTAGTAGAAATGATGGTGACGACTTTGACTTTGCGAGAAGAGAAATTTTACTCCGCAGAATAGGACACGAACTACTTCTACAGTCGGGCGATAGTATATCAAGAGTGCTTCCTGTCGAAAAAATTTCAAACGATGAATACCTCATTCGCTTTGAGAATGAGTTTACGTTTCAACCAGATTCATTATTAAACACCACCCGACGTTTCTTAGACAAAGCTCCGTTTGCAAACAATTATATCGTTAATGTTTTAAACTGTAACAACGCAACGGTAACCTATGGCTATGCGATATCCAAAAACAAGGAAGATAATATTGTAGCCTGTTTAGGAAGAAATCAGCCCAAAGCCTGTTACACAATTTCCATTAAATTCAAACCAGCAAACCATAGTATCGTAAACAATGGATACCTGTTGGGCAGTTTGTCCTTTTTAGCATTGGCAGGGTTTGTTCTTTTGCTGTCTTTTAAACCGCCAAAAGCAAAACCTTACAGTCAGCATGAAAATAGGTTTACGTTAGGTGCGGCGGTGTTTGATGCAGAAAACAAAAAGCTTATTGCACAGGATACAACCATAGACCTAACCGGAACAGAAACCCGTTTACTACACATTTTTGCAATTTCTCCCAACGAGATTATACCAAAAAAACGAATTCAAAAAGAAATATGGGAAGACGAAGGAGTTATTGTTGGGCGTAGTCTTGATATGTTCATTTCCAAACTTAGAAAAAAACTCGAATTTGATCCTAATTTAAAAATTGTAGCCATTCGCAGCAAAGGATATAAGCTTGAGATTAGTTGA
- a CDS encoding biotin/lipoyl-containing protein has product MILKFIRNLFIGEYENKEENYIEDLQSIPNFKTKEEILNNSSNSNNNTTRKLTKGEILITSVPDLGNLKNITLKKWHIKPGDIVKEGDVICEIETKNHIMEFECLTDGKVLSTSGLIGTLKVGDELCKIEVI; this is encoded by the coding sequence ATGATACTAAAATTTATACGCAATCTATTTATTGGTGAGTACGAAAATAAAGAAGAAAATTATATTGAGGATTTACAATCTATTCCAAATTTTAAAACAAAAGAAGAAATTTTAAATAATTCCTCTAATTCAAACAATAACACAACTCGCAAATTGACTAAAGGTGAAATTTTAATAACAAGCGTTCCAGATTTAGGAAATCTAAAAAATATTACTTTAAAAAAATGGCACATCAAGCCAGGCGACATTGTAAAAGAAGGAGATGTAATTTGTGAAATTGAAACTAAAAATCATATAATGGAATTCGAATGTCTTACCGACGGAAAAGTATTATCAACATCTGGATTGATAGGTACTTTAAAAGTTGGTGATGAACTATGTAAGATAGAAGTAATCTGA